A window of Actinomadura rubteroloni contains these coding sequences:
- the cas7g gene encoding type I-G CRISPR-associated RAMP protein Csb1/Cas7g, whose product MTPTNPHRIRFSVDLRPALGSTFQPTGFPDLGPATFTRYTDTGELQECLLVESVQSMANRLEGAAWDEAARDQHPVFSGLPYVRVHRAGDPEAFLTSSRLEAHRLASAFVREAELDGTKMLKVIAERLHLAKDTPLDRTAMARALLALDPFALLHGVFFNQKEWFGQPRFARAVSAVIEAYDVRQAVSGGRKSDHVRHQLDKNGTGGGTKEGYGSIPFHRVEWTARTITAMFTVDVELLSSYGLGDDVTDLLTAIALWEIRSLLTGGLRLRTACDLDPVGDLPEELPTLADLTDRITGLISACRAADPDVFGVGGPLPVAWKAA is encoded by the coding sequence CCGCATCCGTTTCAGCGTCGATCTGCGTCCCGCGCTGGGCTCGACGTTCCAGCCGACCGGGTTCCCCGACCTCGGCCCGGCGACGTTCACCCGTTACACCGACACCGGTGAGCTGCAGGAATGCCTGCTGGTGGAGTCGGTGCAGTCGATGGCCAACCGGCTGGAGGGCGCCGCCTGGGACGAGGCGGCCCGCGACCAGCACCCGGTGTTCAGCGGCCTTCCCTATGTGCGCGTCCACCGCGCGGGCGACCCTGAGGCGTTCCTGACGTCGAGCCGCCTGGAGGCCCACCGGCTGGCGTCGGCGTTCGTCCGCGAGGCCGAGTTGGACGGGACCAAGATGCTCAAGGTCATCGCCGAACGGCTGCATCTGGCCAAGGACACGCCCCTCGACCGCACCGCGATGGCCCGCGCCCTGCTGGCCCTGGACCCGTTCGCACTCCTGCACGGCGTGTTCTTCAACCAGAAGGAGTGGTTCGGGCAGCCGCGGTTCGCCCGCGCGGTGTCGGCGGTGATCGAGGCGTATGACGTCCGGCAGGCCGTGAGCGGCGGACGCAAGTCCGACCACGTCCGCCACCAGCTCGACAAGAACGGCACCGGCGGCGGCACGAAAGAAGGCTACGGCTCCATCCCGTTCCACCGCGTGGAGTGGACCGCCCGGACGATCACCGCGATGTTCACCGTCGACGTCGAGCTGCTGAGCTCCTACGGCCTCGGCGACGACGTCACCGACCTGCTCACCGCGATCGCACTGTGGGAGATCCGGTCCCTGCTCACCGGCGGGCTGCGCCTGCGGACCGCATGCGATCTCGACCCCGTCGGCGACCTCCCCGAGGAACTGCCCACCCTCGCCGACCTGACGGACCGGATCACCGGCCTCATCTCCGCCTGCCGCGCCGCCGACCCCGACGTGTTCGGCGTCGGCGGGCCGCTGCCGGTCGCGTGGAAGGCGGCCTGA
- the csb2 gene encoding type I-G CRISPR-associated protein Csb2, with protein MPVTLAVHFPWKRYHATPWGHYVNEGLVELPPSPWRILRALYSVWKLRIPDLKADVVHSLLTQLAVPPDYFLPPYQVAHSRHYLPSTKHRTGAADANLGLDAFASLGGDATIRVRWPGDLNAKQTEALAKLAASLPYLGRADSICAAGLASPGWAPTPDFAVATPLISDELAPGMERVPLLAPELPLDLEALITDTASVRKARLVYPPGSGLIEYAVPSPAASRPRRPAVTTPLRDRASTSGTRTALAQARGDSTSNVTTVRFALHGTPLPRVTDTVIVTDLLRAASLKALDQVAGPRTRPSNLVGRDENDQPLTGHQHAHYLALGDQDTIDELVIWAPGGLTDQELAALDQLANTALGVGPNVKGPRDLHVRITAYGNKDALPHDLTATSTSWTTRTPVLLQRWAPARIPADTHLINEIHRELAHRNIATPVTITVLPAHDWSRYRRHRPTRQQPRNHRPLYGLRLDFTAPVPGPLHLGANTHFGLGLFQPTPP; from the coding sequence ATGCCCGTCACGCTCGCCGTCCACTTCCCCTGGAAGCGTTACCACGCCACCCCCTGGGGCCACTACGTCAACGAAGGCCTCGTCGAACTTCCACCTTCGCCCTGGCGGATCCTGCGCGCCCTGTACTCGGTGTGGAAACTCCGCATCCCCGATCTGAAAGCCGACGTCGTTCACAGCCTTCTCACCCAGCTCGCCGTCCCGCCCGACTACTTCCTGCCGCCGTACCAGGTAGCCCACAGCCGGCACTACCTGCCCAGCACCAAGCACCGCACCGGCGCCGCCGACGCGAACCTCGGTCTCGACGCCTTCGCCTCTCTCGGCGGCGACGCCACCATCCGCGTCCGGTGGCCCGGCGACCTCAACGCGAAGCAGACCGAGGCGCTCGCCAAACTCGCGGCCTCGCTGCCCTACCTCGGCCGTGCCGACAGCATTTGCGCAGCCGGCCTCGCGTCCCCCGGCTGGGCGCCCACACCCGACTTCGCCGTAGCGACGCCTCTCATCAGCGATGAACTCGCGCCGGGAATGGAACGGGTCCCCCTTCTGGCGCCGGAACTCCCGCTCGACCTGGAAGCGCTCATCACCGACACCGCCAGCGTCCGCAAGGCTCGGCTCGTCTACCCGCCGGGCAGCGGGCTCATCGAGTACGCCGTCCCGTCCCCCGCCGCGTCCCGCCCTCGGCGGCCCGCCGTGACGACACCCTTGCGGGACAGAGCGTCAACATCTGGTACTCGAACGGCACTCGCTCAGGCTCGCGGCGACAGCACGTCGAACGTCACGACCGTCCGGTTCGCGCTACACGGCACGCCTCTCCCCCGCGTCACCGACACCGTGATCGTCACCGACCTGCTGCGCGCGGCCAGCCTCAAGGCCCTCGACCAGGTCGCCGGCCCCCGCACCCGTCCCAGCAACCTCGTCGGACGCGACGAGAACGACCAGCCCCTCACCGGCCACCAGCACGCCCACTACCTCGCCCTCGGCGACCAGGACACGATCGACGAACTCGTCATCTGGGCACCCGGCGGCCTCACCGACCAAGAACTCGCCGCCCTCGACCAGCTCGCCAACACCGCTCTCGGAGTCGGCCCGAACGTCAAAGGACCACGCGACCTACACGTCCGCATCACCGCTTACGGCAACAAGGACGCTCTCCCCCATGACCTGACCGCCACGTCCACCAGTTGGACCACCCGCACCCCCGTCCTGCTCCAACGCTGGGCACCGGCCCGCATCCCAGCCGACACCCATCTCATCAACGAGATCCACCGCGAACTCGCCCACCGCAACATTGCGACGCCCGTCACCATCACCGTCCTGCCCGCCCACGACTGGAGCCGCTACCGCCGCCACCGCCCCACCCGCCAGCAGCCACGCAACCACCGTCCGCTCTACGGCCTGCGCCTCGACTTCACAGCCCCCGTCCCCGGCCCCCTCCACCTCGGCGCCAACACCCACTTCGGCCTCGGCCTCTTCCAACCCACCCCGCCATGA